Proteins from a genomic interval of Diospyros lotus cultivar Yz01 chromosome 6, ASM1463336v1, whole genome shotgun sequence:
- the LOC127804647 gene encoding uncharacterized protein LOC127804647, with translation MEERPSRVRSKDGSASRRGQAGKTSRCSTEDGGDPVECSGKSCVAGAIADCVAVCCCPLALVSLLALAFFKAPWMMGRRCLGLGKKNRQKQERRRKFEGSEGDSVEGMNENSVKAGAETGNWEIGFGTGLEAEEEQELWLDLYKLGHLGFGRFPSLEFSTKARAIRVESTQKFGCQFEL, from the coding sequence ATGGAGGAGAGGCCGTCTCGAGTCCGAAGTAAAGATGGGTCAGCATCGAGAAGGGGGCAAGCCGGGAAGACCAGCCGGTGCTCGACGGAGGACGGCGGGGATCCGGTGGAGTGCTCCGGCAAGTCCTGCGTGGCAGGGGCGATCGCCGATTGCGTGGCCGTATGCTGCTGCCCCTTGGCTCTGGTCAGCCTTCTCGCTCTTGCATTCTTCAAGGCCCCGTGGATGATGGGGCGGAGGTGTTTGGGGCTCGGGAAAAAGAACCGCCAGAAGCAGGAAAGGCGGAGAAAATTTGAGGGCAGCGAGGGTGACAGCGTGGAGGGCATGAACGAAAATTCAGTAAAGGCAGGGGCAGAGACTGGAAATTGGGAAATTGGGTTTGGAACCGGGCTTGAAGCTGAAGAGGAACAAGAGCTCTGGTTGGATCTGTACAAGTTGGGCCATTTGGGCTTTGGAAGGTTTCCTTCACTGGAATTCAGTACAAAGGCAAGGGCAATTAGGGTAGAATCGACACAAAAATTTGGGTGTCAATTTGAATTGTGA